From Carassius auratus strain Wakin chromosome 22, ASM336829v1, whole genome shotgun sequence, a single genomic window includes:
- the LOC113039816 gene encoding amphoterin-induced protein 3-like isoform X2, with the protein MLCAQGVAAPLMLSSLLLQLVRANLPSGCLIASDILSCTNLGLDQVPEELPVMVATLDFNHNRLERLEEGGFAGLPNLDTVRLAHNQLSRLTPGTFRNTSNIRHLDLSSNQLNIIEEHYFQELVGIKELLLYNNQIVRVESKALSGLSNLQKAYLSHNRLTDFPFFSIQEHANLTTLDLSSNRMPNLPVKDIEALKEKIQNGLFLHNNSLICECSMYGLFKQWEYRGFTSVTDFWEEHTCLIYGEQRAMVRFLKHVRYFENCKIKPPVKKISMEAYAGDSVMLDCITSLKGKHLNYSWVTKTYGYIAPPFSNNMLQMHPNGSLEILAVQTNDSGVYLCMVQNHQESSNDSLEVNVTVHTRRQDSEPFNTGFTTLLGCVVSLILVLMYLFLTPCRCWCRKQPIPATPNLANECSAQSSILTPTPPATEGPGRKMCQSRPAVTQQAPEIWTTRAFPQ; encoded by the exons ATGCTGTGTGCTCAGGGTGTGGCCGCACCCCTAATGCTGAGCTCTCTTCTGCTGCAGCTAGTCAGAGCCAATCTACCTTCCGGCTGCCTGATTGCATCTGATATCCTGAGCTGCACCAACCTTGGGCTCGACCAAGTCCCGGAAGAGTTACCTGTAATGGTCGCGACACTGGACTTCAATCACAACCGCTTAGAACGCCTTGAGGAGGGTGGCTTCGCTGGTCTGCCCAATCTTGACACCGTACGGTTAGCCCACAATCAGCTGAGCAGACTCACTCCTGGAACCTTTCGGAATACAAGCAACATACGCCATCTGGACCTTTCCTCCAATCAACTGAACATTATAGAGGAGCACTACTTTCAAGAGTTAGTAGGAATAAAGGAGTTACTCCTTTACAACAACCAAATAGTGAGGGTAGAAAGCAAAGCCCTGAGTGGTTTGAGCAACCTACAAAAAGCCTACTTAAGCCATAACAGACTGACAGATTTCCCCTTCTTTTCTATTCAAGAACACGCCAATCTCACGACTCTGGATCTAAGTTCGAACCGTATGCCCAACCTTCCCGTCAAAGACATCGAAGCTCTAAAGGAAAAGATACAGAATGGGTTGTTCCTGCACAACAATAGCCTAATTTGTGAGTGCTCCATGTACGGCCTGTTTAAACAATGGGAGTACAGAGGTTTTACCTCAGTGACAGATTTTTGGGAGGAGCATACTTGCTTGATTTACGGTGAGCAACGTGCCATGGTGCGTTTTCTCAAGCATGTACGATACTTtgagaattgcaaaataaaaccTCCAGTGAAGAAAATTAGCATGGAGGCATATGCTGGAGACTCAGTGATGTTAGATTGTATAACATCATTAAAGGGAAAACATCTCAACTATTCATGGGTAACCAAAACTTATGGATACATCGCTCCTCCTTTTAGTAACAATATGCTGCAAATGCATCCGAACGGTTCTTTGGAAATCTTGGCAGTACAAACAAACGACTCTGGGGTGTACTTGTGCATGGTTCAAAACCATCAggagtcaagcaacgattctctTGAAGTTAATGTAACCGTGCATACCCGCCGTCAAGACAGCGAACCCTTTAACACTGGCTTTACGACCCTTCTGGGCTGCGTTGTTAGTTTGATTTTGGTCCTTATGTACCTCTTCTTGACACCCTGTCGCTGCTGGTGTCGCAAACAGCCTATACCAGCAACACCGAATCTTGCGAACGAATGCAGTGCCCAGTCGTCTATCCTGACACCCACGCCACCTGCCACGGAGGGCCCAGGCCGTAAG ATGTGTCAATCCAGACCAGCGGTGACACAGCAAGCTCCTGAAATATGGACCACTCGTGCATTTCCACAATAA
- the LOC113039816 gene encoding amphoterin-induced protein 3-like isoform X1: MLCAQGVAAPLMLSSLLLQLVRANLPSGCLIASDILSCTNLGLDQVPEELPVMVATLDFNHNRLERLEEGGFAGLPNLDTVRLAHNQLSRLTPGTFRNTSNIRHLDLSSNQLNIIEEHYFQELVGIKELLLYNNQIVRVESKALSGLSNLQKAYLSHNRLTDFPFFSIQEHANLTTLDLSSNRMPNLPVKDIEALKEKIQNGLFLHNNSLICECSMYGLFKQWEYRGFTSVTDFWEEHTCLIYGEQRAMVRFLKHVRYFENCKIKPPVKKISMEAYAGDSVMLDCITSLKGKHLNYSWVTKTYGYIAPPFSNNMLQMHPNGSLEILAVQTNDSGVYLCMVQNHQESSNDSLEVNVTVHTRRQDSEPFNTGFTTLLGCVVSLILVLMYLFLTPCRCWCRKQPIPATPNLANECSAQSSILTPTPPATEGPGRKVSNNKHVVFLEPIKEAQNGRLQAALALDYPKLAVTRSDADSVTSVFSDTTIVP, translated from the coding sequence ATGCTGTGTGCTCAGGGTGTGGCCGCACCCCTAATGCTGAGCTCTCTTCTGCTGCAGCTAGTCAGAGCCAATCTACCTTCCGGCTGCCTGATTGCATCTGATATCCTGAGCTGCACCAACCTTGGGCTCGACCAAGTCCCGGAAGAGTTACCTGTAATGGTCGCGACACTGGACTTCAATCACAACCGCTTAGAACGCCTTGAGGAGGGTGGCTTCGCTGGTCTGCCCAATCTTGACACCGTACGGTTAGCCCACAATCAGCTGAGCAGACTCACTCCTGGAACCTTTCGGAATACAAGCAACATACGCCATCTGGACCTTTCCTCCAATCAACTGAACATTATAGAGGAGCACTACTTTCAAGAGTTAGTAGGAATAAAGGAGTTACTCCTTTACAACAACCAAATAGTGAGGGTAGAAAGCAAAGCCCTGAGTGGTTTGAGCAACCTACAAAAAGCCTACTTAAGCCATAACAGACTGACAGATTTCCCCTTCTTTTCTATTCAAGAACACGCCAATCTCACGACTCTGGATCTAAGTTCGAACCGTATGCCCAACCTTCCCGTCAAAGACATCGAAGCTCTAAAGGAAAAGATACAGAATGGGTTGTTCCTGCACAACAATAGCCTAATTTGTGAGTGCTCCATGTACGGCCTGTTTAAACAATGGGAGTACAGAGGTTTTACCTCAGTGACAGATTTTTGGGAGGAGCATACTTGCTTGATTTACGGTGAGCAACGTGCCATGGTGCGTTTTCTCAAGCATGTACGATACTTtgagaattgcaaaataaaaccTCCAGTGAAGAAAATTAGCATGGAGGCATATGCTGGAGACTCAGTGATGTTAGATTGTATAACATCATTAAAGGGAAAACATCTCAACTATTCATGGGTAACCAAAACTTATGGATACATCGCTCCTCCTTTTAGTAACAATATGCTGCAAATGCATCCGAACGGTTCTTTGGAAATCTTGGCAGTACAAACAAACGACTCTGGGGTGTACTTGTGCATGGTTCAAAACCATCAggagtcaagcaacgattctctTGAAGTTAATGTAACCGTGCATACCCGCCGTCAAGACAGCGAACCCTTTAACACTGGCTTTACGACCCTTCTGGGCTGCGTTGTTAGTTTGATTTTGGTCCTTATGTACCTCTTCTTGACACCCTGTCGCTGCTGGTGTCGCAAACAGCCTATACCAGCAACACCGAATCTTGCGAACGAATGCAGTGCCCAGTCGTCTATCCTGACACCCACGCCACCTGCCACGGAGGGCCCAGGCCGTAAGGTCAGTAACAACAAGCATGTGGTCTTTCTGGAACCCATCAAGGAGGCACAGAATGGGCGGCTGCAGGCAGCACTGGCTCTTGATTATCCCAAGCTGGCCGTAACACGGAGCGATGCTGACTCGGTCACTTCCGTCTTCTCAGATACCACTATAGTGCCATAG